One stretch of Aquimarina sp. Aq107 DNA includes these proteins:
- a CDS encoding glycosyltransferase, with the protein MKKALIHDWYTQYSGAERCIESFTNIWDDFDHFTLVDTLTDEQRGKVLKGKKTNTSFIEKLPFGKKKYRSYLPLFPLAIEQFDLNEYDLIISSSSAISKGVLTRPDQLHISYVYSPIRYAWDLYFQYLKESGLNKGIKGFIAKYFLHKLRIWDVSTANRPDHYIAISHYIAARIKKIYNKESIVIYPPVDTKSFIISDKKEDYYVTCSRMVPYKKINLIVEAFSKTNKKLIVIGDGPDFKKIKKLATSNIDLMGHIEKTAMIEILRKARAFVFAAEEDFGIAPIEAQACGVPVIAFAKGGVLETIKGCFITDNLVEDNTGVFFKEQTIGSLLGAIEFFERHEQVFDKHIIRKQAEVFSKERFEKEFKKTIEQLYNCWQNKMNDDSLIKESHEKSIYE; encoded by the coding sequence ATGAAAAAAGCTTTAATACATGATTGGTATACGCAATATAGTGGTGCTGAGAGATGTATTGAAAGCTTTACAAATATTTGGGATGACTTTGATCACTTTACTTTGGTCGACACCTTAACTGATGAGCAGAGAGGAAAAGTTCTTAAAGGTAAAAAAACAAATACTTCTTTTATAGAAAAATTGCCATTTGGTAAAAAAAAATACCGTTCTTATTTACCATTATTCCCGCTAGCGATTGAACAATTTGATCTAAATGAATATGACTTGATTATTTCTTCTTCATCAGCAATATCAAAAGGAGTGTTAACCAGGCCTGATCAATTACATATAAGTTATGTTTATTCGCCAATTCGTTATGCTTGGGATTTATATTTTCAGTACTTAAAAGAAAGTGGACTTAATAAGGGAATAAAGGGTTTTATAGCAAAATATTTTCTTCATAAGCTTAGAATTTGGGATGTAAGTACTGCTAACAGACCAGATCATTATATCGCAATTTCTCATTATATCGCTGCAAGAATAAAAAAAATTTATAATAAAGAATCAATAGTGATTTATCCACCTGTGGATACAAAATCTTTTATAATATCAGACAAGAAGGAAGATTATTATGTTACATGTTCTAGAATGGTGCCTTACAAAAAAATAAATTTGATAGTAGAGGCGTTTTCTAAAACAAACAAGAAGCTTATTGTAATTGGAGATGGTCCAGATTTTAAAAAAATAAAGAAGCTGGCTACTTCAAATATTGATTTAATGGGGCATATTGAGAAAACAGCAATGATTGAAATATTAAGAAAAGCTAGAGCGTTTGTTTTTGCAGCTGAGGAGGATTTTGGGATAGCGCCAATTGAAGCACAGGCTTGTGGAGTTCCTGTTATAGCTTTTGCAAAAGGAGGGGTTTTAGAAACAATTAAAGGTTGTTTTATAACAGATAATTTAGTGGAGGATAATACGGGAGTTTTTTTTAAAGAACAGACTATTGGCTCATTACTTGGAGCAATTGAATTTTTTGAAAGACATGAACAAGTTTTTGATAAGCACATAATTCGTAAGCAAGCGGAGGTTTTTAGTAAAGAACGGTTCGAAAAGGAATTTAAAAAAACAATAGAACAGCTATATAATTGTTGGCAGAATAAGATGAATGATGATAGTTTAATTAAGGAGAGTCACGAAAAAAGTATTTATGAATAA